A portion of the Paenibacillus marchantiae genome contains these proteins:
- a CDS encoding metal ABC transporter substrate-binding protein, producing the protein MKFNKKSALALLFSLTLIVAGCGQNQSASDSSTSSANTPAPAETEEAKLNVEVSFYPMYEFTKNVAGDLANVHTLVPAGMEPHDWEPTPQDIASIEKADVLVYNGAGMESWIDQVTDSLSNAKLIQVEASHGIDLLEGSEEEEHDHEHADTTDTHDHADEATTEEHNHDHDAEAEEGHTHDHDHGGLDPHVWLSPALAVKEVRNIEAGLAQAAPEHAEQFKQNADAYVAKLEALDQDFTAAVADSKRKDFITQHAAFGYLAKEYGLQQVPIAGLSPEQEPSAAQMASVIDFAKEHQVKTIFFETLVSSKVSETIANEVGAKTAVLNPIEGLTEEEIAAGMDYIGVMRQNLEALKLALNE; encoded by the coding sequence ATGAAATTCAATAAAAAATCAGCTCTTGCACTATTATTCAGTCTTACACTTATCGTAGCCGGTTGTGGACAAAATCAGTCCGCTTCCGATTCCAGTACCAGCTCGGCTAACACGCCAGCACCTGCAGAGACCGAAGAGGCCAAACTGAACGTTGAAGTCAGCTTTTATCCAATGTATGAATTCACCAAAAATGTAGCGGGTGATCTGGCTAATGTTCATACACTCGTTCCTGCGGGTATGGAGCCACATGATTGGGAGCCGACACCACAGGATATTGCGAGCATCGAAAAAGCGGATGTGCTTGTTTATAATGGGGCGGGAATGGAATCCTGGATCGATCAAGTTACGGATAGTCTGAGCAATGCCAAACTCATTCAAGTGGAAGCGAGTCATGGGATCGATCTGCTGGAAGGATCGGAAGAAGAGGAGCATGATCACGAACATGCCGATACAACCGACACGCATGACCATGCGGATGAAGCGACAACAGAGGAGCATAATCACGATCATGACGCCGAAGCAGAAGAAGGACATACACATGATCATGATCACGGTGGACTTGATCCCCACGTTTGGCTGTCACCTGCACTTGCCGTGAAGGAAGTACGGAATATCGAGGCTGGACTCGCACAGGCTGCGCCTGAACATGCGGAGCAATTCAAGCAAAATGCCGACGCCTATGTTGCCAAACTGGAGGCACTGGATCAGGATTTCACGGCAGCTGTAGCAGACAGCAAACGTAAAGATTTCATCACACAGCATGCTGCGTTCGGTTATCTTGCAAAGGAATACGGTCTGCAGCAAGTACCGATTGCCGGTCTGTCTCCTGAACAAGAGCCTTCCGCAGCTCAAATGGCATCCGTTATTGATTTTGCCAAGGAGCATCAGGTGAAGACGATTTTCTTCGAAACGTTGGTTTCATCCAAAGTATCAGAGACTATCGCCAACGAAGTAGGAGCCAAAACAGCTGTATTGAACCCAATTGAAGGATTGACGGAAGAGGAAATCGCAGCTGGAATGGATTACATCGGTGTAATGCGGCAGAATTTGGAGGCACTGAAACTGGCACTGAATGAATAG
- the rpmG gene encoding 50S ribosomal protein L33 translates to MRVIVTLACTECGDRNYTTTKNKRNHPERIELKKYSPRLKRMTIHRETR, encoded by the coding sequence ATGAGAGTCATTGTAACCTTAGCCTGCACCGAGTGCGGAGATCGCAACTATACAACAACCAAGAACAAGCGTAACCATCCGGAACGGATCGAATTGAAGAAGTATTCACCACGATTAAAGAGAATGACCATTCACCGGGAAACAAGATAA
- a CDS encoding permease: MKMAANLKLLSFLIPCAFLVPVLITMAPNLKGAWNSEALQNMKTVFISIFLEAAPFLLIGVLLSSLMQWFVSEEMIRKLTPKNPVGGVLVAGLLGIVFPICECGMIPVVRRLMHKGMPPYIAVTFILSGPVVNPIVFTATLLAFPSHPEITIARMGLAFAVAAAIGGLVYMFVRQNPLRKPKATVTEVKTHPGFKMAQPHSHSTDHDHVHDKNWRSFFIHAGDEFVDMSKYLVIGALITACIQTFISRSDLISLGNGPVASYAFMMGFAYVLSLCSTSDAFVASAFSHTFALGPLLSFLVLGPMLDFKSTLMLLSTFRTRFVIGLSLVIIALVFAGSWLINLLA; this comes from the coding sequence ATGAAAATGGCAGCCAATCTTAAGCTCCTGTCATTCCTGATTCCCTGTGCATTTCTTGTTCCCGTGTTGATTACGATGGCTCCCAATCTGAAAGGAGCATGGAACAGTGAAGCCTTACAAAATATGAAAACAGTATTCATCAGCATTTTCCTCGAAGCCGCTCCATTTCTGCTCATAGGGGTGCTGTTATCTTCGCTAATGCAATGGTTTGTATCTGAGGAAATGATTCGCAAACTAACGCCTAAGAACCCCGTCGGAGGTGTGCTGGTAGCGGGTCTGCTGGGAATCGTTTTCCCCATCTGCGAATGTGGCATGATTCCGGTCGTTCGACGGTTGATGCATAAAGGCATGCCCCCCTATATCGCGGTGACCTTTATTCTTAGCGGCCCTGTAGTAAATCCAATTGTCTTTACCGCGACCCTGCTCGCTTTTCCTTCCCATCCCGAAATTACGATCGCCCGTATGGGACTGGCCTTTGCTGTAGCAGCTGCGATCGGTGGTCTGGTGTATATGTTCGTCCGCCAGAATCCATTGCGTAAACCGAAGGCTACAGTGACGGAGGTCAAGACACATCCCGGATTTAAAATGGCACAGCCTCATTCCCATTCTACCGATCATGATCACGTGCACGATAAAAACTGGCGCAGCTTTTTCATCCATGCGGGTGACGAATTTGTTGATATGAGCAAATATTTGGTGATTGGTGCTCTAATAACAGCCTGCATTCAAACCTTTATCAGCCGCAGTGATCTCATTTCTCTGGGTAACGGGCCTGTTGCCTCCTATGCCTTCATGATGGGTTTTGCGTATGTATTGTCTCTCTGTTCGACATCCGATGCGTTCGTAGCCTCAGCCTTCTCTCACACGTTTGCGTTAGGGCCGCTATTATCCTTTCTCGTTCTCGGTCCAATGCTTGATTTCAAAAGCACATTGATGCTGCTCTCCACCTTCCGCACCCGGTTTGTTATTGGCTTGAGCCTGGTCATTATTGCGTTGGTTTTCGCGGGATCGTGGTTGATTAACCTTTTGGCATGA
- a CDS encoding TIGR03943 family putative permease subunit: protein MNHPGYTVTKAPVTKSHPIQWHNLIRALWIGGLAVYIIHLNTTDSLHYYLAPTMQRLLLCCPVPFLFIAAIMAWHGLFGNSQLHCDCEHPPPSGWGRSSLMYGLIAIPLVLGFLLPDQALGSSMASQKGMSLTYGPPEIRRKEPLSDTVELDIKDLSKKTANVESSVPATKVQFVPPDEYSREFAKLAEKLYAESVIKVYPEIFSETLGSIDMFQRQFAGKAISLTGFVYRDKSMEHESHFALGRFLVMCCPADAAPFGVMIHVPNADSYPTDSWVQIDGTIGSAQVNGEDTIEIRATKVTPVDQPSTPYIYTSADSVVTYDELQNK, encoded by the coding sequence ATGAACCATCCTGGTTATACAGTGACCAAAGCTCCGGTTACCAAATCTCACCCTATCCAGTGGCATAACCTGATTCGTGCGCTGTGGATCGGCGGGCTCGCCGTATACATCATTCATTTGAATACAACGGATTCTCTTCATTATTACTTGGCGCCGACGATGCAGCGATTGTTACTCTGCTGCCCTGTTCCCTTTTTGTTCATTGCCGCCATCATGGCCTGGCACGGACTATTCGGTAATAGCCAGCTCCATTGCGACTGTGAGCATCCGCCTCCTTCAGGATGGGGACGCAGCTCGCTGATGTATGGATTGATTGCCATTCCATTAGTACTTGGTTTTCTTTTGCCGGATCAGGCACTAGGCAGTTCTATGGCCAGTCAAAAAGGCATGTCCCTAACCTATGGACCTCCGGAAATTCGTCGAAAAGAACCCTTATCTGATACAGTAGAACTGGACATTAAAGATCTATCCAAAAAAACTGCAAATGTTGAATCATCTGTGCCTGCCACGAAAGTACAATTCGTTCCCCCGGATGAGTACAGTCGTGAATTTGCCAAACTGGCAGAGAAGTTATATGCGGAATCAGTCATAAAGGTATATCCTGAAATCTTCTCCGAGACATTAGGTTCGATCGATATGTTCCAACGACAATTTGCAGGCAAGGCTATCAGCCTTACCGGGTTTGTATATCGAGACAAAAGTATGGAGCATGAATCTCATTTTGCATTAGGGCGATTTCTCGTGATGTGCTGCCCAGCAGACGCGGCACCCTTTGGTGTGATGATTCATGTCCCGAATGCAGACAGCTATCCTACAGACAGCTGGGTACAAATCGATGGCACCATTGGTTCTGCTCAAGTGAATGGTGAGGACACCATTGAGATTCGGGCGACGAAGGTAACTCCGGTCGATCAGCCATCTACCCCATACATTTATACCAGTGCAGATTCAGTTGTGACGTATGATGAATTGCAAAATAAATAA
- a CDS encoding metal ABC transporter ATP-binding protein, translating into MILSSMRDVVFGYGKEPVIDQLSLDIHVGEFVGITGPNGSAKTTMLKLLLGLLQPWSGTVHMNVQSVRGSKLNIGYVPQQVASFNSGFPSTVIELVRSGCYRKLGLFRRFTSEQEAIVERSLREVGMWEYRNARVGELSGGQKQRICIARALAGQPQVLVLDEPTTGMDRRSREGFYDLMRHYADVHALTIIMVTHGLEEMGNRLDRTITLERQESEEWQCLNTNSCSVLSGQAD; encoded by the coding sequence ATGATTCTATCTTCCATGCGTGATGTGGTATTCGGATACGGCAAAGAGCCAGTCATTGACCAACTGTCGCTGGATATCCATGTGGGGGAGTTTGTCGGCATTACAGGACCGAATGGTTCTGCGAAGACAACCATGCTGAAATTGCTGCTGGGGCTGTTACAGCCCTGGAGCGGCACGGTACATATGAATGTGCAGTCCGTACGTGGCAGTAAGCTGAACATCGGATATGTACCTCAACAGGTAGCATCATTCAACAGTGGATTTCCCAGTACGGTGATCGAACTGGTGCGATCCGGATGTTACCGCAAACTCGGCTTGTTCCGCAGATTCACATCCGAGCAGGAAGCCATTGTGGAACGCAGCTTGCGGGAAGTCGGCATGTGGGAATATCGCAACGCCCGGGTTGGAGAACTATCTGGTGGACAAAAGCAGCGAATCTGCATTGCCAGAGCCTTGGCAGGCCAGCCGCAGGTACTCGTGCTGGATGAGCCGACTACAGGCATGGACCGGCGCAGCCGTGAAGGATTCTATGATCTGATGCGCCATTATGCAGACGTTCATGCACTGACCATTATTATGGTCACCCACGGATTAGAAGAGATGGGCAACCGGTTGGACCGGACGATTACCCTGGAGCGGCAAGAAAGTGAGGAATGGCAGTGTTTGAATACGAATTCATGCAGCGTGCTTTCTGGGCAGGCGGACTGA
- a CDS encoding GTP-binding protein, protein MTEQQQVLPRVPVTVLSGYLGAGKTTLLNHVLHNREGMRVAVIVNDLSEVNIDAGLIRDGGGLSRIDEKLVEMSNGCICCTLHEDLLKEVERLALDGSFDYILIESTGIGEPVPVAQTFTYIDEELGIDLTKFTRLDTMVTVVDAAQFWRDFNSKETLKDRGQEAGDDDVRGIVHLLTDQVEFCDVLILNKCDLVSEDELLKLEKALHAMQPEARLIRTTHGQIDPREILNTGRFDFEKASQSAGWIRELMKEEHTPETEEYGIHSFVYHRKRPFHPERLLRWIAKWPDSIVRSKGLMWLATRNHMAISFSHAGTSKQLGPAGLWVGAMSDEERQMHFGDTLPPIPDWDEQWGDRVTKLVFIGIDMDRAEIERTLDETLLTNEEMQLNWRELKDPFPAWS, encoded by the coding sequence ATGACAGAACAACAACAAGTACTACCCCGAGTTCCGGTTACGGTTTTAAGTGGATATCTGGGCGCAGGCAAAACGACATTGCTTAACCATGTGCTTCATAATCGAGAGGGTATGCGAGTCGCTGTCATTGTGAATGACCTGAGTGAAGTCAATATTGACGCTGGTTTAATCCGGGATGGTGGTGGATTGTCACGTATTGATGAGAAGCTGGTGGAGATGTCCAATGGCTGCATCTGCTGCACGCTGCATGAGGATTTGCTGAAAGAGGTGGAACGGCTTGCGCTGGACGGTTCTTTTGACTATATATTGATTGAATCGACAGGTATTGGAGAGCCAGTCCCCGTTGCCCAGACATTTACGTATATCGATGAAGAGCTGGGGATCGATTTAACAAAATTTACGCGGCTCGATACGATGGTGACGGTAGTGGATGCTGCCCAGTTCTGGCGTGACTTCAATTCCAAAGAAACGTTGAAGGATCGGGGGCAGGAAGCCGGGGATGATGATGTACGGGGGATCGTTCATCTGCTGACGGATCAGGTTGAATTCTGTGATGTGCTGATTTTGAACAAGTGTGATCTGGTATCGGAAGATGAATTACTCAAACTTGAGAAAGCACTACACGCGATGCAGCCGGAAGCCCGACTTATTCGCACCACACATGGACAGATTGACCCAAGGGAGATATTGAATACCGGACGGTTTGATTTTGAAAAAGCAAGCCAGTCTGCGGGCTGGATCCGCGAATTAATGAAGGAAGAGCACACACCTGAGACAGAGGAGTATGGCATTCACTCATTTGTGTACCATCGGAAACGTCCGTTTCATCCGGAGCGTTTGCTGCGTTGGATTGCGAAATGGCCTGATAGTATTGTGCGTTCCAAAGGTTTAATGTGGCTGGCTACACGTAACCATATGGCGATATCGTTCAGTCATGCGGGAACATCCAAGCAGTTGGGACCAGCCGGGTTGTGGGTAGGCGCGATGAGTGACGAAGAGCGACAAATGCATTTTGGTGATACACTTCCGCCTATTCCGGATTGGGATGAGCAGTGGGGCGATCGGGTTACGAAACTGGTGTTTATCGGGATAGACATGGACCGAGCGGAGATCGAACGGACGTTAGATGAGACACTCCTTACCAACGAAGAGATGCAACTGAACTGGCGAGAACTGAAAGATCCATTTCCAGCGTGGAGTTGA
- the deoD gene encoding purine-nucleoside phosphorylase: protein MSTHIGAKPGDIAETILLPGDPLRAKFIADTYLEDVVCYNEVRGMLGFTGTYQGHRISVQGSGMGIPSFSIYANELISEYGVKNLIRVGTCGGMQEHVRVRDVILAQASCTDSSMNKLVFGGYDFSPIASFSLLKEAYDRATAKGMKIHVGNVFSSDSFYRDDRSVTEKLMQHGVLGVEMETTALYTLAAKFGVNALTILTVSDHLLTGEETSAEERQKTFNDMMVVALDTAITL from the coding sequence ATGAGTACACATATTGGAGCTAAACCCGGAGATATCGCAGAAACAATCCTTTTGCCAGGAGATCCATTGCGTGCAAAATTTATTGCAGATACGTACCTTGAAGATGTCGTTTGTTACAACGAAGTTCGAGGAATGCTCGGATTCACGGGTACATATCAAGGACACCGTATCTCGGTGCAAGGCTCGGGCATGGGGATTCCATCGTTCAGCATCTATGCTAACGAACTGATCAGCGAATACGGTGTAAAAAACCTGATTCGTGTCGGAACTTGCGGAGGTATGCAAGAACATGTACGTGTTCGTGATGTTATCCTTGCTCAAGCTTCATGTACCGATTCCAGCATGAACAAGCTCGTATTTGGTGGATATGACTTCTCCCCGATCGCGTCGTTCTCCCTGCTGAAAGAAGCCTATGACCGCGCAACTGCCAAAGGCATGAAAATTCACGTCGGTAACGTATTCAGCTCGGATTCCTTCTATCGTGACGATCGTTCCGTGACTGAGAAATTGATGCAGCACGGCGTACTGGGCGTTGAGATGGAAACAACTGCACTGTACACACTCGCAGCCAAATTTGGCGTAAACGCACTCACGATCCTGACTGTAAGTGACCACTTGCTGACAGGTGAAGAGACTTCCGCCGAAGAGCGCCAAAAAACGTTCAACGACATGATGGTAGTAGCACTGGATACAGCAATTACGCTGTAA
- a CDS encoding pyrimidine-nucleoside phosphorylase — MRMVDIIAKKRDGKELTTAEIDFVVQGYTQGEIPDYQVSAWAMAVFFKDMTDKERADLTMSMVNSGETIDLSAIEGIKVDKHSTGGVGDTTTLVLAPLVAALDVPVAKMSGRGLGHTGGTTDKLESVAGFHVELEKEEFIRLVNEHKVAVIGQSGNLTPADKKLYALRDVTATVNSIPLIASSIMSKKIAAGADAIVLDVKTGAGAFMKTTEDAKELAHAMVSIGNNVGRKTMAVISDMSQPLGLAIGNALEVKEAILTLQGKGPKDLEELCLALGRQMVFLAGKADSLEHAEEKLKEVIQNGKALEKFKDFLANQGGDASVVDHPDRLPQAKYLVEVPADKDGYVAGIVADEIGTAAMLLGAGRATKESEIDLAVGLMLNKKVGDQVKAGESLVTIHANREDVADVIAKIKENITIADHADAPVLVHDIVTE; from the coding sequence ATGAGAATGGTAGACATTATTGCTAAGAAACGCGATGGAAAAGAACTGACAACAGCTGAGATTGATTTTGTTGTTCAAGGATACACACAAGGCGAAATCCCTGATTATCAAGTCAGCGCTTGGGCGATGGCTGTATTCTTCAAGGATATGACTGATAAGGAACGCGCAGATTTGACCATGTCCATGGTGAACTCGGGCGAGACCATTGATCTGTCCGCAATCGAAGGTATCAAGGTAGACAAGCACTCCACAGGAGGCGTTGGCGATACTACAACGCTGGTACTGGCACCGCTTGTTGCTGCTCTGGATGTTCCAGTTGCCAAAATGTCCGGACGTGGATTGGGTCACACTGGTGGTACAACGGACAAACTGGAATCTGTTGCAGGTTTCCACGTCGAGTTGGAGAAAGAAGAGTTCATCCGCCTCGTTAACGAACATAAAGTTGCCGTTATCGGTCAAAGTGGCAACCTCACGCCGGCAGACAAAAAGCTCTATGCATTGCGTGACGTTACAGCTACCGTTAACTCCATCCCACTGATCGCAAGCTCTATCATGAGTAAGAAAATTGCAGCAGGTGCCGATGCGATCGTATTGGATGTCAAAACGGGTGCTGGTGCATTCATGAAGACAACAGAAGATGCAAAAGAACTGGCACATGCCATGGTAAGCATCGGTAACAATGTAGGACGTAAAACAATGGCTGTCATTTCCGATATGTCTCAACCACTGGGCCTCGCTATCGGTAACGCGCTTGAAGTGAAAGAAGCCATTCTCACGCTGCAAGGTAAAGGACCGAAAGATCTGGAAGAACTCTGTCTGGCGCTTGGACGTCAAATGGTATTCCTTGCTGGTAAAGCAGACTCCTTGGAGCATGCTGAGGAGAAATTGAAAGAAGTGATCCAGAACGGTAAAGCGCTGGAGAAATTCAAGGACTTCCTGGCAAATCAAGGCGGAGACGCTTCAGTTGTAGATCACCCAGATCGCTTGCCACAAGCGAAATATCTGGTTGAAGTACCAGCGGATAAAGACGGATATGTAGCTGGTATCGTCGCTGACGAAATCGGTACTGCAGCAATGCTGCTCGGCGCAGGCCGTGCAACAAAAGAGTCCGAGATCGATCTTGCTGTGGGCTTGATGCTCAACAAAAAAGTGGGTGACCAAGTTAAAGCTGGTGAATCACTCGTAACCATCCATGCGAATCGTGAAGACGTAGCAGACGTAATCGCGAAGATCAAAGAGAACATTACTATTGCAGATCATGCAGATGCTCCTGTATTGGTGCATGATATCGTAACTGAATAA
- the deoB gene encoding phosphopentomutase produces MSTFKRVHLIVMDSVGIGEAPDAAEFDDFDVDTFGHIARERGGLKMPHMASLGLSNIKEIEGVPVADAPKAFYTKMQEASRGKDTMTGHWELMGLYIDTPFRVFADGFPDELIQRIEEKTGRKVIGNKPASGTEILDELGAEHVETGALIVYTSADSVLQIAAHEDVVPLKELYEICEFCREITLEDPYMLGRIIARPFVGEAGDWKRTANRHDYALKPFGRTVMNELKDGGFDVIALGKIADIYDGEGVTKSVRTVSNMDGMDKLSETMDEAFTGLSFLNLVDFDALFGHRRDPQGYAQALEEYDARLPEIFSKMTDDDLLLITADHGNDPTYRGTDHTREYVPLLVYSPRFSGCKKLELRSTFADVGATVAENFGVKLPEYGTSFLKDLK; encoded by the coding sequence ATGTCAACATTCAAAAGAGTACATCTGATCGTTATGGATTCAGTGGGAATTGGTGAAGCGCCGGATGCAGCGGAATTCGATGATTTCGATGTCGACACCTTTGGTCACATTGCACGTGAACGCGGAGGATTGAAGATGCCGCATATGGCCAGTCTTGGACTGTCCAATATTAAGGAAATTGAAGGTGTGCCTGTAGCGGATGCACCAAAAGCCTTTTACACCAAGATGCAGGAAGCATCCAGAGGAAAAGACACCATGACGGGTCACTGGGAACTGATGGGCCTGTACATTGATACCCCATTCCGCGTGTTCGCAGACGGATTCCCGGATGAGTTGATTCAACGCATTGAGGAAAAAACAGGCCGTAAAGTGATCGGTAACAAACCGGCCAGCGGCACGGAAATTCTGGATGAGCTGGGTGCAGAGCATGTTGAAACTGGCGCGCTCATCGTATACACATCCGCGGATTCGGTTTTGCAAATTGCAGCCCATGAGGATGTTGTTCCACTGAAAGAACTGTATGAAATCTGTGAGTTCTGCCGTGAAATTACACTTGAAGATCCGTATATGCTGGGCCGCATTATTGCACGTCCATTTGTAGGTGAAGCGGGTGACTGGAAGCGTACAGCTAACCGTCATGATTACGCGCTCAAACCTTTTGGCCGTACCGTGATGAATGAACTTAAAGATGGTGGATTTGACGTGATCGCTTTGGGTAAAATCGCAGATATCTACGATGGCGAAGGTGTAACCAAGTCTGTACGTACCGTCTCCAACATGGATGGCATGGACAAACTGTCCGAAACGATGGATGAGGCGTTCACTGGACTCAGCTTCCTGAACCTGGTTGACTTCGATGCCCTGTTCGGTCACCGTCGTGATCCACAAGGTTATGCTCAAGCACTTGAAGAGTATGATGCTCGTCTGCCAGAGATCTTCAGCAAAATGACAGACGATGATCTGCTGCTCATCACAGCTGACCATGGTAATGACCCAACCTACCGCGGAACGGACCATACACGTGAGTATGTGCCACTGCTTGTGTATTCTCCACGCTTCAGTGGGTGCAAAAAGCTTGAACTGCGCAGTACGTTTGCGGATGTTGGAGCAACAGTAGCTGAGAACTTCGGAGTGAAACTGCCTGAATATGGCACAAGCTTCCTGAAGGATTTGAAATAG
- a CDS encoding metal ABC transporter permease: MAVFEYEFMQRAFWAGGLIGVIAPVLGVYLMLRRQVLMADTLSHVSLAGVALGSVMNLDPVICGFAIAIIGALLVEQLRRNYLTYSEVPVAIIMTSGLALAVVLMSLKTNLSKTFSSYLFGSIVAVSDMQLWIMAAVCVIGLIFFIVLRRPLYNLTFDEETASIGGIQVKGLSFAFAILTGMTVASAMPIVGVLLVSALIVLPAALALRLSRSFAAAILIAVVTGLIGIFSGLTTSYHLNTPPGGTIALILLVFLLIGISAQKLIGRYNRKRHRKERKQQRATLFIHSRENTPHEIQ; this comes from the coding sequence ATGGCAGTGTTTGAATACGAATTCATGCAGCGTGCTTTCTGGGCAGGCGGACTGATCGGAGTCATTGCTCCAGTTTTAGGAGTCTATCTGATGCTGCGACGGCAGGTGCTAATGGCGGATACGTTGTCCCATGTTTCATTGGCAGGGGTTGCCCTTGGTTCTGTGATGAACCTAGATCCGGTGATCTGTGGATTTGCGATTGCGATTATCGGCGCATTGCTGGTGGAACAACTCCGGCGAAATTACCTGACATATAGCGAGGTGCCTGTAGCGATCATTATGACGTCGGGTCTGGCCCTTGCTGTGGTGCTCATGAGTCTGAAAACCAATCTGTCCAAGACATTCAGCTCTTACCTGTTCGGTTCCATCGTTGCCGTTAGTGATATGCAGTTATGGATTATGGCGGCTGTGTGCGTCATCGGACTGATTTTTTTCATCGTACTCAGAAGGCCACTGTACAATTTAACGTTTGATGAAGAGACAGCTTCCATTGGAGGCATTCAGGTAAAAGGTTTATCCTTTGCATTTGCCATTCTGACAGGAATGACTGTTGCTTCAGCCATGCCGATTGTCGGCGTATTGCTTGTGTCTGCTTTAATTGTACTGCCCGCTGCCCTGGCACTGAGATTGTCACGCAGCTTTGCGGCAGCGATCCTTATTGCTGTCGTCACTGGATTAATTGGTATTTTTAGCGGACTGACAACCTCTTACCATCTAAACACACCACCGGGAGGAACGATTGCTCTCATCCTGTTGGTCTTTCTATTGATTGGCATATCAGCACAAAAGCTGATTGGACGATATAACCGTAAACGTCATCGTAAAGAGAGAAAACAACAACGTGCAACTCTATTCATACATTCAAGGGAGAATACGCCACATGAAATTCAATAA
- a CDS encoding stalk domain-containing protein — MKIKKSTFIGSLVACSLAFGALGVAASNGIQDIEAALDSNISFKVNGLSWTPKNEAGDKLNALVYDGDVYLPVSTTAEALGANVSLNVSNKVVSITNSGSGKSSSSSNNNSSTGTKGSEDSSKTSSSSTSGSIKMTGTDAQMIAKLQKESLTLIKMYGKALKTGSTSEFDKYIDDKVIENAEIDFFDRGKQYQKDKFKTKVKGLIEANDKKTLTKYADQLINIKSADFKVISMNDKTKISQSYKAIYYPQGWTGSFGVYLSFVFSPQKSGNGDFYLGDLYFS; from the coding sequence ATGAAGATCAAAAAATCAACTTTTATTGGGTCATTGGTAGCATGCAGTTTGGCTTTCGGTGCCCTGGGTGTGGCAGCTTCAAACGGAATTCAGGATATTGAAGCAGCACTCGACAGCAACATTAGCTTTAAAGTAAACGGTTTGTCTTGGACACCCAAGAATGAAGCTGGAGACAAACTGAATGCATTAGTTTATGACGGTGATGTTTACTTGCCTGTAAGTACCACAGCAGAAGCATTGGGAGCCAACGTATCTCTGAATGTTAGCAACAAAGTTGTAAGTATTACTAATTCAGGTAGCGGTAAGTCTAGTAGTTCAAGTAATAATAACAGCAGTACAGGTACTAAAGGTTCTGAAGATTCAAGTAAAACAAGTAGTTCGAGCACTTCAGGCTCAATCAAGATGACTGGAACTGATGCTCAGATGATAGCCAAATTGCAAAAAGAATCTCTAACACTGATTAAAATGTATGGTAAAGCACTTAAAACGGGCAGTACTAGTGAGTTTGATAAATACATAGATGACAAAGTCATTGAAAATGCCGAGATTGACTTTTTTGATCGAGGCAAGCAGTATCAAAAAGATAAATTCAAGACTAAAGTTAAAGGTCTCATTGAAGCAAATGATAAAAAAACACTGACCAAATATGCAGATCAATTGATTAACATCAAATCAGCTGATTTTAAAGTGATTTCAATGAATGACAAAACCAAAATAAGTCAAAGTTACAAAGCCATTTATTATCCACAAGGGTGGACGGGTTCTTTTGGAGTATATCTTTCCTTTGTGTTTAGTCCGCAAAAAAGCGGTAACGGCGATTTTTATCTTGGCGATTTGTACTTTAGCTAA